The Cygnus atratus isolate AKBS03 ecotype Queensland, Australia chromosome 2, CAtr_DNAZoo_HiC_assembly, whole genome shotgun sequence genome window below encodes:
- the VPS4B gene encoding vacuolar protein sorting-associated protein 4B translates to MAGTTGNLQKAIDLASKAAQEDKAGNYEEAFRLYQHAVQYFLHVIKYEAQGDKAKQSIRLRCAEYLDRAEKLKEYLKKKEKSAPKPVKESGPTDGKGNDSDGEGESEDPEKKKLQNQLQGAIVMERPNVKWSDVAGLEGAKEALKEAVILPIKFPHLFTGKRTPWRGILLFGPPGTGKSYLAKAVATEANNSTFFSVSSSDLVSKWLGESEKLVKNLFQLARENKPSIIFIDEIDSLCGSRSENESEAARRIKTEFLVQMQGVGVDNEGILVLGATNIPWVLDSAIRRRFEKRIYIPLPEHHARAAMFKLHLGSTPNRLTESDYRELGKRTEGYSGADISIIVRDALMQPVRIVQSATHFKKVKGPSVSNPNIMVDLFTPCSPGDPEAEEMTWMDVPGDKLLEPQVSMNDMLRSLASTKPTVNEQDLEKLKKFTEDFGQEG, encoded by the exons ATGGCGGGCACCACCGGCAACCTGCAG aaagcaATAGACCTTGCTAGCAAGGCAGCACAGGAAGACAAAGCAGGCAACTACGAGGAAGCCTTCCGCTTGTACCAGCATGCTGTCCAGTATTTTCTTCACGTTATTAAAT ACGAAGCACAGGGCgataaagcaaaacagagcattAGATTGAGATGTGCAGAATACTTggacagagcagaaaaactgaaagaatatctgaaaaagaaagaaaaatctgcaccAAAACCAGTTAAAGAGTCTGGTCCTACTGATGGAAAAGG GAATGACAGTGATGGGGAAGGAGAGTCAGAGGatccagagaaaaagaagctaCAGAATCAACTTCAAG GTGCTATTGTTATGGAGCGACCAAATGTAAAATGGAGTGATGTTGCAGGCCTTGAAGGTGCCAAAGAAGCTCTTAAAGAAGCAGTGATCTTGCCCATTAAATTTCCACACTTGTTCACAG GAAAGAGAACACCCTGGAGAGGGATTCTTCTGTTTGGACCACCAGGAACAGGAAAGTCTTATTTAGCAAAGGCTGTTGCAACAGAAGCAAACAACTCGACTTTCTTCTCAGTATCTTCCTCTGACCTGGTCTCAAAGTGGTTAGGAGAGAGCGAAAA atTAGTGAAAAACTTGTTCCAGCTTgccagagaaaacaaaccttcCATCATCTTCATTGATGAGATAGATTCACTATGTGGGTcaagaagtgaaaatgaaagcGAGGCTGCTAGACggattaaaacagaatttctggTCCAGATGCAAG GGGTTGGTGTCGACAATGAAGGAATATTGGTCTTAGGAGCAACAAACATACCCTGGGTTTTGGATTCTGCTATCAGGAGAAG GTTTGAGAAGCGTATTTATATTCCTTTACCTGAACACCATGCCAGGGCTGCAATGTTCAAACTTCACCTTGGGTCAACTCCAAATCGCCTAACAGAATCAGATTATCGAGAGCTTGGAAAAAGAACTGAGGGCTATTCTGGTGCAGATATAAGCATCATTGTACGCGATGCACTGATGCAGCCTGTTAGAATAGTGCAATCAGCTACTCACTTTAAAAAA gtgAAAGGACCATCAGTGTCTAATCCAAATATCATGGTAGATTTGTTCACCCCTTGCTCTCCAGGTGATCctgaagctgaagaaatgaCATGGATGGATGTTCCAGGTGATAAATTACTGGAGCCACAAGTTTCCATG aacGATATGCTTAGGTCGCTAGCTAGCACAAAACCAACAGTTAATGAACAGGACCTGGAGAAGTTAAAGAAGTTTACAGAAGATTTTGGTCAGGAAGGCTAA